Proteins from a single region of Argopecten irradians isolate NY chromosome 7, Ai_NY, whole genome shotgun sequence:
- the LOC138328413 gene encoding baculoviral IAP repeat-containing protein 7-A-like: MTYLLTTGSKDYVRCFQCAGGLREWEPEDDPIIEHARWFPFCEFMRLIKGDQFIMGVQAGTIKAVPKEPTPKHEFPSAPKREFPSALKREFPSEHPAVLSVMEMGYKKATIGKALQLFTQRKGQTLDAQTLLSIVWEIVDDDGCISDDEQSSKAKEFIPDDTPNTVDVTKSSDSVTKEYPVLQDASQLEEENRVLRERKTCKVCLDEEASIVFLPCGHLVTCPMCASALRKCPICRSFIRGTVKAIVS; the protein is encoded by the exons ATGACGTATTTGCTTACCACAGGTTCTAAAGATTACGTGAGATGTTTCCAATGCGCTGGCGGGTTACGAGAATGGGAACCGGAAGACGACCCCATAATAGAGCATGCGCGATGGTTTCCATTTTGCGAGTTCATGAGACTGATAAAAGGGGACCAGTTCATCATGGGTGTTCAAGCAGGAACTATCAAAGCAGTACCAAAG GAACCTACACCAAAACATGAGTTCCCTTCTGCACCAAAACGAGAGTTCCCTTCCGCATTAAAACGAGAGTTCCCTTCTGAACACCCTGCCGTTCTAAGTGTTATGGAAATGGGCTACAAGAAAGCGACAATAGGGAAAGCGTTACAACTGTTCACACAACGAAAAG GTCAAACATTGGATGCTCAGACGCTGTTATCGATTGTTTGGGAGATAGTGGACGACGATGGTTGTATCTCAGATGATGAACAGAGCAGCAAAGCTAAAGAATTTATACCGGACGATACACCGAATACAGTTGACGTAACAAAGAGCAGTGACAGTGTAACAAAGGAATACCCGGTGTTACAAG ATGCGAGTCAGCTTGAAGAGGAAAATCGAGTACTTCGTGAAAGGAAAACTTGTAAGGTATGTCTGGACGAGGAGGCTAGTATTGTGTTCTTACCTTGTGGACATCTCGTCACGTGTCCAATGTGTGCCTCAGCTTTACGGAAATGTCCGATATGTCGATCCTTTATCAGAGGAACTGTAAAAGCTATCGTATCGTAA
- the LOC138327211 gene encoding baculoviral IAP repeat-containing protein 3-like: MMLLWSLCTICCHVDILKETRTWSSGLLYKLICFHILLKTMDNYLTRLASFFSFPFSSPVSTIALAEAGFHYTGSKDEVLCHLCNMKYSGWKKHDVPTDIHKKVSPNCTFLLKSNEKLCNGDHGASASFSYGSETQQEGMKCAGSCRDKVGVETVGGATGGPVDHVTNEVRQTKKDQTMCGQQQVYGRLREIDFTKRNGVPQNGSNSSMMPVYSGSPSVNGRVRDQMNTMILDVPDNRMTEGNPRVSTDSMIYSRVPDNQMTEGTRRLSTDSMTYSREPEIQRSGEDFPSSMRSEQDPIMTMNSHVGTDSQVHVSQELVSGKPRYPQFAILSVRIATYRNWPSTLNQKPEELAKAGLFYEGSKDYVRCFQCAGGLREWEPEDDPIIEHARWFPFCEFMSIISP, encoded by the exons ATGATGCTATTGTGGAGTTTATGTACAATCTGTTGCCATGTCGATATTTTGAAAGAGACAAG GACATGGTCGTCTGGACTATTATATAAACTAATTTGTTTCCACATTCTGCTGAAGACCATGGATAACTACCTTACGCGACTTGCCAGCTTCTTTTCGTTTCCCTTTTCATCCCCTGTTTCAACAATAGCATTAGCAGAGGCAGGCTTTCATTATACCGGCAGTAAAGACGAAGTTCTTTGTCATCTCTGCAATATGAAATACAGCGGATGGAAGAAACATGACGTTCCTACAGACATCCACAAAAAAGTGTCTCCAAATTGcacatttcttttaaaatcaaatgaaaaactGTGCAATGGCGACCACGGTGCTTCAGCTTCCTTTTCCTATGGAAGTGAAACCCAACAGGAAGGTATGAAATGTGCAGGCTCGTGTAGAGATAAGGTGGGTGTTGAGACAGTAGGGGGCGCGACGGGTGGACCAGTGGACCACGTGACTAATGAAGTTAGACAGACCAAAAAAGATCAAACCATGTGTGGTCAACAGCAAGTTTACGGCAGGTTAAGGGAAATTGATTTTACAAAACGTAATGGTGTGCCTCAGAATGGTTCTAACTCCAGTATGATGCCTGTGTACAGTGGTTCACCATCTGTAAATGGTCGGGTAAGGGACCAAATGAATACCATGATTCTGGATGTACCTGACAATCGAATGACTGAAGGTAATCCACGTGTGTCTACCGATTCTATGATCTACTCACGTGTACCTGACAATCAAATGACTGAAGGTACTCGACGTTTGTCTACCGATTCTATGACCTATTCACGTGAACCTGAGATACAAAGATCCGGAGAGGACTTTCCATCATCTATGCGGTCAGAACAAGATCCGATAATGACCATGAACAGCCATGTCGGCACTGACTCTCAGGTACATGTATCGCAGGAGCTTGTATCCGGAAAACCGCGATATCCCCAGTTTGCAATTCTGTCTGTGCGGATAGCAACCTATAGAAATTGGCCATCAACACTTAATCAAAAGCCAGAAGAATTAGCCAAAGCTGGACTATTTTACGAAG GTTCTAAAGATTACGTGAGATGTTTCCAATGCGCTGGCGGGTTACGAGAATGGGAACCGGAAGACGACCCCATAATAGAGCATGCGCGATGGTTTCCATTTTGCGAGTTCATGAGTATAATTTCGCCTTGA
- the LOC138328414 gene encoding baculoviral IAP repeat-containing protein 7-A-like — MDIAPPLPSERYKHLRDPELRIRSFRKWQKYSEPFLRELVDEGFFGIDEQKRTVQCVYCGGVLCGIAEGQNVHITHYRHFPTCDRFKFREHDFLSLFRKTITSNGEGEPVADEMSRHVHMVPSKVDRLRTGDESYFDGRDEDTSHSIYILGDTKYPKHSYYSMYIDRLKTFRNWPTHLTQKPKDLAKNGFFYTGVDDVCECYCCGGQLDCWEEEDDPQQEHDKWFSDTCPLSQTRQRRTAADVG; from the exons ATGGATATCGCACCACCACTTCCGTCAGAGCGATACAAACATCTGAGGGACCCTGAGTTACGAATACGAAGTTTTAGAAAGTGGCAGAAATACTCGGAACCTTTCCTTCGGGAACTTGTTGACGAAGGCTTTTTTGGCATTGACGAACAGAAGCGAACAGTACAGTGTGTATACTGTGGTGGGGTTCTTTGTGGTATAGCAGAAGGTCAGAATGTCCATATCACCCATTATCGACATTTTCCAACGTGTGACAGATTCAAGTTCAGAGAACACGATTTTTTGTCTTTGTTCAGAAAAACGATTACCTCAAACGGCGAAGGCGAACCTGTCGCTGACGAAATGTCACGACATGTGCACATGGTTCCAAGTAAAGTTGACAGACTACGAACAGGCGATGAAAGCTATTTTGACGGAAGAGACGAGGATACTTCGCATTCTATTTACATATTGGGGGATACCAAATACCCCAAGCACAGTTATTACTCCATGTACATAGATAGACTAAAGACATTTCGAAATTGGCCAACGCACCTGACGCAGAAGCCAAAAGACCTTGCAAAAAATGGGTTCTTTTATACAg GTGTGGATGACGTTTGTGAGTGCTACTGTTGTGGAGGACAGTTAGACTGCTGGGAGGAGGAAGATGACCCCCAACAGGAACATGACAAGTGGTTTTCTGATACATGTCCGCTAAGCCAGACAAGACAAAGACGAACAGCGGCAGATGTCGGTTGA